The following proteins come from a genomic window of Acetivibrio cellulolyticus CD2:
- a CDS encoding permease, with product MKREFIYLWYYFSIQFEQIFFYWVLGMVFGSAISVFLKDQIHSTFSSLCEKRLGVFGIVIASVLGIASPLCMYGTIPIAASFSAKGIRDDWLAAFMMSSVLLNPQLLIYSIALGKAALMVRILTCFFCGIAAGLLVRIFYKGKSFFDFKEFHEPKSRDTDTNIIFRFFKNFGRNIRATGLYFLIGILLSALFQRYVPAGAVASLFGKNKGFGILMAATIGVPLYVCGGGTIPLLQAWLEDGMSMGSAASFMITGPATKITNLGALKSALGIKRFALYLGFVIIFALISGITVNLLIHH from the coding sequence ATGAAGCGTGAGTTTATATATTTATGGTATTACTTTTCTATACAGTTTGAACAGATTTTCTTTTACTGGGTGTTGGGTATGGTATTTGGCTCTGCTATTTCTGTATTTCTCAAAGATCAGATACACAGCACATTCAGTTCGCTTTGCGAGAAAAGATTAGGAGTTTTCGGAATTGTTATTGCTAGTGTACTTGGTATTGCATCACCTCTGTGCATGTACGGGACAATTCCGATTGCAGCCTCCTTTTCTGCAAAAGGTATAAGAGATGACTGGCTGGCAGCTTTTATGATGAGTTCGGTACTGCTCAATCCCCAACTACTGATTTACAGTATTGCTTTAGGAAAAGCAGCTCTGATGGTTCGTATACTGACATGTTTTTTCTGCGGAATAGCAGCTGGTCTACTGGTGCGTATTTTTTATAAAGGGAAATCTTTCTTTGATTTTAAAGAATTTCATGAACCTAAAAGCCGAGATACAGACACTAATATTATATTTCGATTCTTCAAAAATTTTGGACGCAATATAAGAGCAACGGGACTGTATTTTCTGATTGGCATACTATTATCTGCTTTGTTTCAGCGGTATGTTCCAGCTGGTGCTGTTGCTTCTTTATTCGGTAAGAATAAAGGATTCGGTATACTGATGGCAGCTACCATTGGTGTGCCGTTGTACGTTTGTGGAGGCGGTACAATTCCACTTTTGCAGGCATGGCTGGAAGATGGTATGAGCATGGGAAGTGCTGCATCATTTATGATTACAGGTCCTGCAACGAAAATTACCAATCTAGGAGCACTTAAATCTGCACTTGGGATAAAACGGTTTGCCTTGTACCTTGGGTTTGTTATAATTTTTGCTTTAATAAGCGGAATAACTGTAAACCTGTTAATTCATCATTAA
- a CDS encoding flavodoxin family protein: MIVILSDDKKQSLGNKIYESIRSSGMEAEYISTSGLNIKPCYSCGSCSTKTYRRCVIKDDMDAILRKWVRADKIIIVTPVVWGSYSLDTKKVLDRIAVVGDLHYYVHKGEIVKGIQSNMKMVVVGVKERCCKEESEAFNSLVHENINIMNICGNAFVADPNSETAAIMEEVCG, from the coding sequence ATGATCGTTATTTTATCAGACGACAAAAAACAGTCTTTAGGAAATAAAATTTATGAATCAATCAGGTCAAGTGGGATGGAGGCGGAGTACATTTCTACTTCCGGCCTGAATATTAAGCCATGCTATTCTTGCGGCAGTTGTAGCACCAAAACTTATCGCAGATGCGTGATAAAGGATGATATGGATGCGATTCTTCGCAAGTGGGTTCGAGCGGATAAGATCATCATAGTTACTCCTGTTGTCTGGGGATCCTATTCTTTGGACACCAAGAAGGTCCTTGACCGGATTGCGGTAGTCGGAGACTTGCACTATTACGTGCACAAAGGGGAGATTGTCAAGGGGATACAATCCAATATGAAGATGGTGGTGGTCGGAGTGAAGGAACGTTGCTGCAAGGAAGAGAGTGAAGCTTTCAACAGCTTGGTTCATGAGAATATCAATATTATGAATATCTGCGGGAATGCCTTTGTTGCTGATCCAAACAGTGAGACTGCAGCTATTATGGAGGAGGTGTGCGGATGA
- a CDS encoding MarR family winged helix-turn-helix transcriptional regulator, with protein sequence MGAKTKMEQIDNRHFLFGLLNAFANRLQAVGDAFFEEISWKQYFVLIGVGMFETPPTISEVAELTGSSHQNVKQILLKLENIGFVELFTDEKDRRKLRIRLTGKTAGFVKKNEKDEVKFMDALYKGLSEKDIAVTKKTLLRMEQNLDDVRRFYI encoded by the coding sequence ATGGGTGCAAAAACAAAAATGGAGCAAATCGATAACCGTCACTTTCTGTTTGGCTTGCTGAATGCTTTTGCAAACCGCCTTCAGGCTGTAGGAGATGCGTTTTTTGAAGAGATAAGCTGGAAACAATACTTTGTACTGATAGGGGTCGGTATGTTTGAGACACCACCGACCATTAGTGAGGTTGCCGAGTTGACGGGAAGTTCGCATCAGAATGTGAAGCAGATCCTACTAAAGCTTGAAAACATAGGATTTGTAGAATTGTTTACCGATGAAAAGGACCGGAGGAAGTTGAGAATCAGGCTAACCGGCAAAACGGCTGGATTTGTGAAGAAGAACGAAAAGGATGAAGTTAAATTCATGGACGCACTGTATAAGGGGTTAAGCGAAAAAGACATTGCAGTTACAAAGAAAACATTGCTCAGAATGGAACAAAATCTGGATGATGTAAGGAGGTTTTATATATGA
- a CDS encoding AI-2E family transporter, translated as MDQLINFLKKKSTIRIMILAILFFLLYLMRDMMNLFLLTFIMAYLMYRIQSFISSKISKFVKVGNRVVTICLYMIFVFLAILGIYNFLPLVIQESKDVIDQVISYYTQNEAAIEKYLLSALKKFNIDNLDISKYVGKGLDILAKSASSIGKLSFDMFIAIILSLFFLLERTRIARFTLKFKTSSISVFYNEIEYFGKKFINSFGKVIEAQFLIALINSILSTIVLSILGFDKVIGLGIMIFVLGLIPVAGVIISLVPLSLIAFNTGGVKTVLFVWGMIAVLHALEAYVLNPKLMSSKTELPVFYTFIILLIGEHFFKVWGLIIGIPVFMFILDLVEVKSNDPVTKKRIFKRTKKL; from the coding sequence GTGGACCAACTTATTAACTTTTTGAAAAAGAAATCTACAATAAGAATTATGATTCTTGCAATTCTGTTCTTTCTGCTTTATCTAATGAGAGATATGATGAACCTGTTTTTGCTGACATTTATTATGGCATATTTAATGTATAGAATTCAGAGCTTTATAAGTTCTAAAATTTCTAAATTTGTTAAAGTCGGTAATAGGGTTGTAACTATCTGTCTTTATATGATCTTTGTTTTTCTTGCTATTTTAGGAATTTATAACTTTCTACCTCTAGTAATACAAGAAAGCAAAGATGTAATAGACCAGGTTATTAGCTATTATACGCAAAACGAAGCAGCTATTGAGAAGTATTTGCTAAGTGCCTTAAAAAAGTTTAATATCGACAACCTCGATATATCAAAGTATGTTGGAAAAGGGTTGGATATATTAGCCAAGTCTGCAAGCAGTATAGGTAAGTTAAGTTTTGATATGTTTATTGCGATAATACTCAGTTTGTTCTTCCTACTAGAGAGAACTAGAATTGCACGCTTTACACTTAAATTCAAGACCAGCTCAATATCTGTTTTTTATAATGAAATCGAGTATTTTGGCAAAAAGTTTATTAACTCATTTGGTAAAGTAATAGAAGCACAATTTCTTATTGCACTTATTAACAGTATTCTATCAACAATAGTGCTTTCAATATTGGGATTTGATAAGGTTATTGGACTTGGAATAATGATTTTTGTATTAGGGCTTATACCTGTCGCTGGAGTCATAATTTCACTTGTTCCGCTAAGCCTTATAGCTTTCAATACCGGAGGTGTTAAGACTGTCCTTTTTGTTTGGGGTATGATAGCTGTACTTCATGCACTCGAAGCTTACGTTCTGAATCCTAAGCTTATGTCATCAAAAACAGAGTTACCTGTGTTTTATACATTTATCATCCTTCTTATTGGAGAGCATTTTTTCAAGGTTTGGGGACTTATTATTGGTATTCCGGTGTTCATGTTTATATTGGATCTGGTTGAAGTTAAAAGCAATGACCCTGTTACTAAAAAAAGAATATTCAAACGAACCAAGAAATTATAA
- a CDS encoding dockerin type I domain-containing protein — protein sequence MMKKTISLILTLLLIFSIVPLNFSIQTFAEDSGQLMVYPEYDERIPRCYDYGVTVNQGNQSKTLSVYNRNANGEQMAFRCLSPDFDRRFCEFAFTGEVRIDITVYRDFETYSVLPSAKGYRNEFHDGVISVWLDKNDTNFMIRLDDDDDTILSIFADAPEDYEIDKNDESVLYVDEPWFDPDENSAYYTLDEKIKTIYIAPGSVFYSRLNIYSNDVTLCGHGILLDPFSDVYDTSVTENRTNIYMDVDGNNITIQDVKFVDSQGYNMYLIGTTHLIKNVKCLTARIRTDGVAVGSGNVTITNCFWYVSDNGITYSGGYGYHRISNCIIGTTCAAFFPQHQLLYDVEFTDMYVFRANEGIINNWYNGAKIQSVAKGVTFNNLDCVDVVNTPWIFSGLNMGDANKNFYFNNCRFNAIRGASIVTSWNTTAGQAIHVINNDTLIHTSNYKLNFHNSYIDGKLITSASDFKPQYKDDNELAISINNDSMKSEHPLACVRNKVNYTYNKKVYINQNLQKLQHQPIGDVSEILLPETEICNLLDIKTNSNTKGITQNDIKYISLDEIYLYYTKAVYDSEKSAVVLSPVVNSSKNLLKDYSFACRYNPYSNLGTSLKSYVDNGEVVMRSVVTSNIYNQGLYTVVTNELEKNGAGEYTISFEAKSYNGNKTTVEVRPHYVRYEGYSLIEKTPKKSVTVNGQWQRYEVTFDISDWDFSVDASAIIRICSDNTPGYDVLFKNIAMTKVTPEVKKGDIVLDGNINSLDLAKLRQYLLGITQFYYDELSRSDVNSDGKVNSIDFAYLRQYIMGMIHIFPG from the coding sequence ATGATGAAAAAAACCATTTCACTCATTCTGACTTTATTGCTAATTTTCAGCATTGTTCCGTTGAATTTCAGCATTCAGACTTTTGCAGAAGATAGTGGACAGCTTATGGTCTATCCCGAATATGATGAAAGAATTCCACGCTGCTATGATTATGGTGTAACAGTAAATCAAGGCAATCAATCTAAAACTCTTTCCGTATATAATCGAAACGCAAATGGTGAACAGATGGCTTTCAGATGCTTATCACCTGACTTTGATAGAAGATTCTGCGAATTTGCTTTCACAGGAGAGGTTCGGATTGATATTACCGTTTATCGTGATTTTGAAACATACAGCGTTTTGCCAAGTGCAAAGGGATATCGAAACGAATTTCATGATGGTGTTATCTCTGTATGGCTTGATAAGAATGATACAAACTTTATGATTCGTCTTGATGACGATGATGATACCATTCTTTCGATTTTTGCAGATGCTCCCGAAGATTATGAAATAGACAAAAATGACGAATCTGTTTTATATGTGGATGAGCCATGGTTTGACCCTGATGAAAATAGTGCATATTATACCCTTGATGAAAAGATAAAAACGATATATATTGCGCCGGGATCCGTGTTTTACAGTCGTCTGAATATTTATTCGAATGATGTTACCCTTTGCGGACATGGAATATTACTTGACCCATTTAGTGACGTGTACGACACTTCCGTGACAGAGAATAGAACGAACATCTATATGGACGTGGATGGTAACAATATTACAATTCAAGATGTAAAATTCGTAGATTCTCAAGGATACAACATGTATCTTATTGGTACTACCCATCTCATCAAAAATGTTAAGTGTCTAACTGCAAGAATCCGTACTGACGGTGTTGCAGTCGGTTCTGGAAATGTAACCATTACAAATTGTTTTTGGTATGTCAGCGACAATGGAATTACATATAGTGGTGGTTATGGGTATCATCGCATCAGCAACTGTATCATAGGAACAACCTGTGCCGCATTTTTTCCACAGCATCAGCTTCTCTATGATGTAGAATTTACAGATATGTATGTATTCCGTGCTAATGAGGGAATTATAAATAACTGGTATAACGGAGCAAAGATACAATCTGTTGCAAAGGGAGTTACATTCAACAACCTGGACTGTGTTGATGTTGTCAACACACCATGGATTTTCAGTGGTTTGAATATGGGCGATGCAAACAAGAATTTTTATTTTAACAATTGTCGTTTCAACGCAATCAGAGGTGCATCGATTGTGACTTCATGGAATACTACAGCAGGACAAGCTATTCATGTAATCAATAATGACACACTTATACATACATCAAATTACAAATTAAATTTTCATAACAGCTATATTGATGGTAAATTGATTACATCAGCAAGCGACTTCAAGCCTCAGTATAAGGATGATAATGAACTTGCCATTTCCATAAACAATGACAGTATGAAATCAGAACATCCCCTTGCCTGTGTGCGAAACAAAGTGAACTATACATACAACAAAAAGGTATATATCAACCAAAATTTGCAGAAATTACAGCATCAGCCCATTGGCGATGTAAGTGAAATATTATTACCTGAAACGGAAATCTGTAATTTGCTGGATATCAAAACAAATTCAAACACAAAAGGAATAACGCAAAACGATATCAAATATATTTCTCTTGATGAAATATATCTTTATTATACAAAAGCTGTATATGACAGCGAAAAATCAGCTGTGGTTCTCTCTCCTGTAGTGAATAGCAGTAAAAATCTATTGAAAGACTATTCATTTGCATGCCGATATAATCCTTATAGCAATCTGGGTACATCACTCAAATCATATGTTGATAATGGTGAAGTTGTAATGCGTAGTGTCGTTACTAGTAATATTTACAATCAAGGATTATACACTGTTGTAACAAATGAATTAGAAAAAAATGGCGCAGGGGAATATACCATCAGCTTTGAAGCAAAAAGTTATAACGGAAACAAAACTACGGTAGAGGTACGACCACACTATGTAAGATATGAAGGGTATTCTCTCATCGAAAAAACCCCAAAAAAATCCGTAACAGTGAATGGACAATGGCAGCGATATGAAGTAACCTTTGATATCAGCGACTGGGATTTCAGTGTCGATGCTTCAGCTATTATCCGTATTTGTAGCGACAATACCCCAGGATATGACGTTTTATTCAAGAATATTGCAATGACAAAAGTTACTCCTGAAGTTAAAAAAGGAGATATAGTTTTAGATGGAAATATAAATTCGCTAGACCTGGCGAAATTAAGACAGTATTTGCTTGGAATCACTCAGTTTTATTATGACGAGCTTTCAAGATCTGATGTTAATTCCGACGGTAAGGTAAATTCTATTGATTTCGCATATTTAAGACAATATATAATGGGAATGATTCATATTTTCCCGGGATAA